Genomic window (Helianthus annuus cultivar XRQ/B chromosome 3, HanXRQr2.0-SUNRISE, whole genome shotgun sequence):
gatttgatgatggattttgagtagtttggtgatttttagtgtTTTCTTCGTCTGGGTTTTACAGGGGTTTTTGTTTCTTGTTCATACAGAGGTTTGAAGGTGAAAAAGATTCTGAGTTTGATCTTTGGAAACCTTGTCCGTGGTTTACACTTTGTGTTTGTGTCTCCGGGGTATTGTTGAACGAGTGTGtagtcacattggggagatagtCCGGAGATTGGTTCCTCTGAGTTTTGAGAAATCCTAGGTCCGAGTTTTTCATGTCATTAGTTTAGTCCGAATTTTCACCCAATTTAGTTAGCTCCGAATTTTTACTTTTAGATAGGGATGTCCGAACTTTATTATAGTTTTTGTCGTTTGTCCGAAGTTATGTCTTAGGTTAGTTTGTCCAACCTTTTTACTTAGATTGCCGGTTCGATTTTTAGCTTATATCTTTAGTCCGACCTTTTACTTAGTTTTTGCCTTGTCCGAAGTTCTTTTATCTTTTGAGTCTTAGATAGTCCGAGTATTAAGTTGTCGCTCATCTCCTTTGAATTAGTGTCCGaatttttttttaagtaaagTTAGGTGTGAGTTTATTTTTAGTTGTTTATCCGAATTTTTAGAAAGTTCTTGACTTGGACTTTTGTTTCAATATTGACCGAGCTTTAATGTTCTAGAAGTCCAACTTTTGTAGTTCCTTATTTAAGTCCGAAGTTCCTGGTCTGATTTCTTAATTAAAGTCctagtttatttttttaatattagtgGATAAAGTTTTGGTAGGTTTGACTTTTAGTTTGGCAGTTAGTCCGAGTTATTGTTTTTCCTTTTTATAAGTTAGTTGTCCGAATTTTAGTTATTATTGTAGGGTCGGATGTTTAGTTTTTGATTAGTGTGAGTTGTCCGAAGTATTATAACTTGAGTCCgaggtttcttttttttttaaatagagtTTCATTTTGTCTTTAGCTGTCCGAATTTTGATTAGTTAAATATCCTTTTGTCCGAgtttttgtttttagttttttttttttttttttttttttgaacggtcgGATTCGGATTCTATGATTAATAGAACAGGGCCAGCATATGCTGTAAAAACCCAAAgtacaaacaaaacaaaataaaaatgaaatagaTTACATACACCCCGCTATTACGACTTATTTTACTCTATCTCGAATATTAAAATCCACCCATCTCTCCCAAACTATATTCCGAATTTTCGACCTACTTTTCAACCAAATGAAGCTGTCTGTCATTATATTTTCCACTATATTGTTGTCGAGTCTATAATTACCTTCAAACTCCATTTCATTTCGAGTCTTCCATAAATTCCACATTGTTGATTGAAATACTGCATTGATGACTTTCTTCCACTCTTTTGATCCTGACATCTCATTGACTTGCTCAAAAGCCTCTGTACATCTTCCAAAATCGGTATGTGTTGGTAGCTTTAGCCATACCATAATAGATCTCCATATAGATTTTACCCTACTGCAGCCGCATAAAACATGATCTGCAGATTCCTCTTCTTCCTCGCAGCGTGCACATAGTTGATTTTCGATTGGTATCCTTCTCTTAATCAGTTCTTTTTTAACTGGTATCCGCTCGATCGCTGCTCTCCTCGTGAAGAAATTTACTTTCGGAGGGATCCAGTTGTTCCAAAACCTCCATTCGTCCGCCGACTCTAACACTTCTTGTTTTTCAATTTGTTTCCTGATTGCCGCAACTGTGAATTGTCCGTTGTCATTAGATTTCCATAACCATTTATCCGATCCTGGTTTAAATCTTTCACTGTTCATTAATTGTAACATGTTTAACCATTGGGCCCATTCTACATCTGTGTTTGGTGGCCTTATCCACTCCAAATTCCATTGGTTTTCAAACTCCAGTTTTGTAACACACTCCACCACTTTGACTTGCTTGTTTTTTGCGATCTTAAACAGATCCGGGAATCTGTCTTTGAATATTTTTCCATCACACCAATTATCAATCCAGAATTTAATTGTATTTCCTGTCCCTGCTTCCGCAACTATCTCATCCGACACCGATATCCCTATTCGCCCGAGTTCTCTTCCTGTTGCCACTATATCCTTCCATAAACCTGTAATTTTATTATTAATCGGAATTATTTTATGATTCCTGTTAGTTTCATGTATTGATCTTATCACTCTGGCCCACAATTCCTCCGGTTTTGTTTTGTATTTCCACCACCACTTCATCATGAGTGCTAGATTTGCATTCCTTAAATCCCCTAACCCGAAACCACCAAGATGTTTTGTTCTTACCATTTTCTTCCATGCTATCCATCGTATCTTATATTTGCCCGCCTTCCTTCCCCATATGAAATCTCTTCGTATCTTCTCTAAAGCTTTAATAATCTTTTTTGGAGCGAGATACATTGAAAAGAAGTTATTCGGTATGGCCCCCATCACTGCCTTAGCTAATACCATTCTCCCAGCAAATGAGAGACATCTAGCTTTCCACGCCGATAACTTGATATTTAACTTGTCCACAACCATATTCTAATGCTTTTCTCTTTTCATATTTGCTCCTATCGTTAGACCAAGAAATCTGAATGGCATGCTTCCCATCTTGCACATTAGTGTTCCTGCCATGTTTTCAATCTCCTCCGTCTCTACTCCAATCCCATATATACTTGACTTTTTTAAAATAACTTTTAGCCCCGAGACCAAAGAAAAGCATCTAAGAATCCGTTTCAGGTTTAAGATGTTCACTTCGGACCATTCCCCCATGAATAATACGTCATCCGCGTAGCACAAGTGTGTGATATTTGGGCCGCCGTTTGGGGTATTAATCCCGTTAAAAACTCCTCTCTTAACAGCCCTTTTCATAATAACGTCTAAAGCTTCCATCGCTATTATGAAAAGGAAAGGTGAAAGTGGGTCGCCTTGTCGTAAACCTCGATGTAGCTTGAATTCCGTTGTAGGCGAACCATTGACCAATACTGATGCCCAACTTGACTTTAAACAAGCTCCAACCCATTTTGTCCATCTACTTGGAAAACCCATAGCTTTCAAATTCGATAGAAGAAATTTCCAATTTACCGAATCGTATGCTTTCTCGAAGTCGACTTTGAAAATAAACAACTTCTTCTTACTTTGCTTAGCCCAAGAGATTACTTCACTCGTTATTAATGGTCCGTCAAATATGGATCTACCCTCTACAAAAGCTGTTTGCTCCGGAGCCACGATACTTGGTATCACCTTTTTAATTCTAATGGCTAATATTTTTGCAATCACTTTATAAATCACTCCAGTCAACAGTCAACGAGATCGGTCTAAATTCTTCAACGGACAAAGGGTCTTTTACTTTAGGAATTAACGCCATGAATGATGCATTACATCCACGTTCTATAAAAGCTTTCTCATAAAATTCACTTAAAACGCCACTGAATTTTTGCTCGAGTTTGTCCCAAAATCTTTTAATGAACTTAAAAGAGAAACCGTCAGGGGGCCTGGCCTGGAGCCCTATCACTTCCACACATCCATACTGCTTTCTTTATTTCCTCGATAGAGAATCGTTCTGTAAGAGCTGACGCTTGTTCCTTTGAGATCTTTTTAAAATTTCTACCATCCAAAGACGGCCTATGTTTAAGTGGCTCCACAAATCTGGACATAAATTTGGTTTTGACTTCCGCCTTGATTTCCTTCGGATCCGACGTCATGTTACCGTTCACCTTCAATACATTAATGTTATTCCTTGCTTTCCTGCAGTTTATAATAGTGTGAAAGAATTTAGAATTCTCATCGCCAAGCTTCGCCCATCTAAATTTTGCTTTTTGTTTCAGGTCCATAAGTTTCTTCCTCTCATAGTTTCTTATTTTCCATTTTCCTGTCACTCTGCATTCTTTCTCTACACCCGAAAGCGTCCTAGACTCCGCCATTTTTTCTAGCTTTTCTACTTGTTCTGTTGCTTCCGATACTTCTTTTTCCTCCCGTATTTTCACTGCCCTCCTCCATGCTTTTATACCTGTTTTCagattttttaatatatatgccATTTCTTTCATGTTGCTACCACCCGTTGTCGCTTCTTCTATGCCTTTCTTTACTATTTCTTCTAGTCCTTCATCTTCCAGCCAGCTATTATAAAATCTAAACGAGATTGGTCCAAAATCTTTATTAGCACAAGATAACGCAAGTGGGCTATGATCCGATACGTGTTTTGTTAATGCTTCAAATCTAGCTGTTGGCCAACAATTCATGAAGGATTCGCACACAAGGATCCTATCGATTTTACTGAGATTTGATCCATCGTCCGACATGTGTGTGAATTTGTATCCTCCCATCTGGTATTCTACTAGCCCAGCTTCTGCTATAAAATTGTTGAAAATCCTGGCACCATGATGGTCGAATTTGGAGTTCATTCTTTCATGTTCCCCTCTAACTTCATTAAAATCTCCCCCCATAATCCAAATGCCTTCTCTTGTTGATTCCTTTATAGTCTTCAATTCTTCCCATAATGCTCTTCTCCTCGTAACATCACACGGAGCATATACGTTAATGATATTAACCTTTGTATTAGTGCCAGCCAAAATACCGCTAACTAATAAGAACGAGTCGTGTTTTACTACGTTTTTCTTTGCAAACAACCCAGGATCCCAGACCGATGTTAAGCCCCCAGACCTTCCTCTTGCATCAACTGAATCCCACTCCATGTCCGCTTTACCCCAATATCTACCAATCGTTATTGCATCGACATTTGAGACTTGAGTTTCTTGTATACAGAgataagaaatattgttttcttTCACAAGTTTGCTTATCCATAGTGGTTTCTCCACACCCCCAATTCCTCTTATATTTAATATCAAGTAATTCATAATGCACTCTCTGTCTCCAATGTTGGAATTTGGGTGTGTGTGAATGGTAGTCTCACTTGGTAAAACacttgtcccacattggtgtggaGACAAAGAAAAAGGGTGTTTATAAGGTAAAACATTTACCTAACAAATATCACTTTattgacatgttttaccacaagtccctCGCGCGTGCGCGCAgggggggtgcaaaaaatggaaccggatttagttgaactcgtgtacgcccgcacgtcctgcggacacgaatgcagctccgaaaacccgggcTCACGGGAGACGGTTTTTGCACTCGTGACTGACTAACTTTTTTTTAGTCTTCAGAAACTGTAACAGTTAGGCTAGTTAATGAGttttaaactgaaatgattattCAGTATTATGATGAACATTATTGTGTTAAATGGTTTTTATTATCAGTTTTAAAAACTATACTAATGACCATTATCAGTTTAAAACGGTGCAATAATGTCCAGAATTCAGTTATGAGTTCTGTGACTATAAAACTAGACCGGACCAACACAGTTTGACACACCGAAATACAATATCTTCTCTCGATCTCCCTGCAGCATTCTCCGGTTTACTTTTCAGGCAAGTGTTGAAGTCCGGCAGCGCGCGGTGCTGTTTCgaaccggcgtaccctgggaacagacgacgaatctgtttaaggggattgtgtcaaacacaagcccggttcAATCGTTTACTATTTCTTCGGTTTTCTTATTTTCTATCCAGATTATGTTTGGTTATTTTATACAGATTACTAACAAGCTTAAACAGATTATATTACTGATTTGTTCCTGCATTATATTACTTTTCAGAATGGAATCTCAGCCGATGACTACTGATGTTTCTGCTGTCATGACCAGTGCTGTTTCTGCGGTCATGACTTCCGCTGTTTCTGTCACTACCGGTCTGGTTGCACCACTGCCTAATGCAGTTTCACATGCTGAAAAACCAGAGAAATTCAATGGTGTGAATTTCAAACAGTGGCAGCAAAAGATGTTCTTTTATCTGACCACGCTGAATCTGGCAAGGTTCTTGACTGAACCTAAACCCCATGTTGATGAAGGGGAAATGGATGCTCAAACTGTGAGCGCGATGCATGCTTGGAATCATTCGGATTTCCTGTGCCGCAACTTTATCTTGAATGGTTTGGTGGACACATTGTATAATGTGTATTGCAAAGCCAAGActgccaaagaattatgggagtcGTTGGATCGCAAATACAAAACAGAAGATGAGGGCACTAAGAAATTCGTGGTGGCTAAGTTCTTGGACTTTAAAATGATAGATGCCAAAACTGTCATGAGCCAAGTCCAAGAATTGCAAGTTATTCTTCATGATATTCATGCGGAAGGAATGGTCCTCAGCGAGACATTCCAAGTTGCGGCAATGATTGAAAAACTGCCACCAAGTTATCTCAAGCATAAGCGAAAGGAGATGACCATTGAAGATCTCGTTGTTCGTCTTCTTATTGAAGAAGATAACAAATTGGCTTTGAAACGGATTGATGGTCCTGAAACAGTGAAGGCCAATCTTGTTGAACATGGCCAATCTTCAAAGGGAAAAAACAGTGGAAAAGGCGGAAAGAAAAGTCATGGGAAACGCTCCAACCTTGGTCCTAAGGGGGAGTTGGGAAAAAGAAGTTCCTTGGAACTTGTTACAATTGTCAAAAGCAAGGCCACAAGGCTAGCGAATGCAAGCTTCccaagaagaaggaaaatgcTCAACAAGTGAACATGGTAGATGAAGTCGATAAGCTTGTTGCCATGGTCACGGACCTCTCGATTTTGGTCACGGAAGTGAACATAGTTGGGCAAAATAACAAGGATTGGTGGGTCGATACGGGGGCTACTCGACATGTGTGCTTTGACAAAAGCCTTTTCAACACCTTCAAGGAGGTGACTAATGGAGAAAAGGTTTTCATGGGAAATTCTGCCTCGGCGGAAATAAAAGGCGAGGGTAACGTTGTTTTGAACATGACTTCTGGAAAAGAACTCACATTGTC
Coding sequences:
- the LOC110932266 gene encoding uncharacterized protein LOC110932266, with amino-acid sequence MNYLILNIRGIGGVEKPLWISKLVKENNISYLCIQETQVSNVDAITIGRYWGKADMEWDSVDARGRSGGLTSVWDPGLFAKKNVVKHDSFLLVSGILAGTNTKVNIINVYAPCDVTRRRALWEELKTIKESTREGIWIMGGDFNEVRGEHERMNSKFDHHGARIFNNFIAEAGLVEYQMGGYKFTHMSDDGSNLSKIDRILVCESFMNCWPTARFEALTKHVSDHSPLALSCANKDFGPISFRFYNSWLEDEGLEEIVKKGIEEATTGGSNMKEMAYILKNLKTGIKAWRRAVKIREEKEVSEATEQVEKLEKMAESRTLSGVEKECRVTGKWKIRNYERKKLMDLKQKAKFRWAKLGDENSKFFHTIINCRKARNNINVLKVNGNMTSDPKEIKAEVKTKFMSRFVEPLKHRPSLDGRNFKKISKEQASALTERFSIEEIKKAVWMCGSDRAPGQAP